Proteins from one Hydrogenophaga sp. SL48 genomic window:
- the cheD gene encoding chemoreceptor glutamine deamidase CheD has protein sequence MVAPAMAATARGSRVDFLKSRAPKPGEASFFYRDHHFNTDTVKVLPGEYFVTSDDMMVMTVLGSCIAACIWDPKVRVGGMNHFMLPDGGADTSGRYGSYAMELLINEMMKLGARRESMQAKVFGGGQVMHSFTTMNVGERNTAFVLDYLQTERIAVISKDVLDIHPRKVCYFPATGKAMVKRLAHSHPETIETQERKGNAALVATSNAGGSVDLF, from the coding sequence ATGGTCGCGCCCGCGATGGCGGCCACCGCGCGTGGAAGCCGGGTGGACTTCCTCAAGTCACGCGCGCCCAAACCGGGCGAGGCCTCGTTCTTCTACCGCGACCACCACTTCAACACCGACACGGTGAAGGTGCTGCCCGGCGAGTACTTCGTGACCTCCGACGACATGATGGTCATGACGGTGCTGGGTTCGTGCATCGCCGCCTGCATCTGGGACCCCAAGGTGCGCGTGGGCGGCATGAACCACTTCATGCTGCCCGACGGTGGTGCCGACACCTCGGGTCGCTACGGCTCCTACGCGATGGAACTGCTGATCAACGAGATGATGAAGCTCGGCGCCCGGCGCGAAAGCATGCAGGCCAAGGTGTTCGGCGGCGGGCAGGTGATGCACAGCTTCACGACCATGAACGTGGGCGAACGCAACACCGCCTTTGTTCTCGACTACCTGCAGACCGAACGCATCGCCGTGATCTCCAAGGACGTGCTGGACATCCACCCGCGCAAGGTCTGCTACTTCCCGGCCACCGGGAAAGCCATGGTGAAACGCCTGGCGCACTCGCACCCCGAAACCATCGAGACGCAGGAGCGCAAGGGCAACGCGGCGTTGGTGGCCACATCCAACGCCGGCGGCTCGGTGGATTTGTTTTAA
- a CDS encoding VOC family protein → MNIRKIHHVAYRCKDAKETVEWYQKHLGMNFVLAIAEDQVPSTHAPDPYMHLFMDAGGGNILAFFELPNAPEMGRDPNTPDWVQHIALEVDTVEELDATKARLEAAGIPVIGVTDHTIFKSIYFFDPNGHRLELAANTATPEMMKKLDEVKWDMLNEWDKTKRAPKHAAWMHQKEFAAA, encoded by the coding sequence ATGAACATCCGCAAGATCCACCACGTCGCCTACCGCTGCAAGGACGCCAAAGAAACCGTCGAGTGGTACCAGAAACACCTGGGCATGAACTTCGTGCTCGCCATCGCCGAGGACCAGGTGCCCTCGACCCACGCACCCGACCCCTACATGCACCTGTTCATGGACGCGGGCGGCGGCAACATCCTGGCCTTCTTCGAGCTGCCCAACGCGCCCGAGATGGGCCGCGACCCGAACACGCCCGACTGGGTGCAGCACATCGCGCTGGAAGTGGACACCGTCGAAGAGCTGGACGCCACCAAGGCCCGCCTGGAGGCCGCCGGCATCCCGGTGATCGGCGTGACGGACCACACCATCTTCAAGTCGATCTACTTCTTCGACCCCAACGGCCACCGCCTGGAGCTGGCCGCCAACACCGCCACGCCCGAGATGATGAAGAAGCTCGACGAGGTGAAGTGGGACATGCTCAATGAGTGGGACAAGACCAAACGCGCGCCCAAACACGCGGCCTGGATGCACCAGAAAGAGTTCGCGGCAGCTTGA
- a CDS encoding FAD-dependent oxidoreductase — translation MATYTYPTFPYTGPQDLMASAPQRRPLVVIGAGPVGLAAAIDARLQGLDVLLFDEEDSVSIGSRAVCYAKRSLEILDRLGVGDVVVDKGVSWNVGRTFMKEEEVYRFNLVPDAGHKRPGMINLQQYHLEEALVRRAEALGVDLRWKYKVASVLPLDDGARVSVETPDGPFEIDADWLIVADGARSNVRRQLGLDIEGHVFKDRFLIADVIMKADYPAERWFWFDPPFHPNQSVLLHKQSDNVWRIDFQLGWDADPEEEKKPENILPRVKAMLGDQREFTLEWASIYTFQCRRMKHFRHGHLLFVGDAAHQVSPFGARGANSGFQDTDDLLWKLALVIKGQAPEALLDTYDADRTYAADENIRNSTRSTDFITPKSAVSKLFRNAALELARTQPFARKLVNSGRLSVPAFLVHSALNTPDVDAFEGDMVPGAPLDDAPVRVAGQDAWLLDQLGNRFQLLAFADSLEQLDPVVRAQAVALAGGAIPVEVVLVTAHAGEAAGLTVLHDRDGLLAQRMDARPGTCYLIRPDQHVAARWRRFDVAAVRAALARATAQTAPETVAA, via the coding sequence ATGGCCACCTACACCTACCCCACCTTCCCCTACACCGGTCCGCAAGACCTCATGGCGTCCGCCCCGCAGCGCCGGCCGCTGGTGGTCATTGGCGCCGGCCCGGTCGGTCTCGCGGCCGCCATCGACGCTCGGTTGCAGGGCCTCGACGTGCTGCTGTTCGATGAAGAGGACAGCGTGTCGATTGGCTCGCGCGCCGTCTGCTACGCCAAGCGTTCGCTCGAAATCCTCGACCGCCTCGGCGTGGGCGACGTGGTGGTGGACAAGGGCGTGAGCTGGAACGTGGGCCGCACCTTCATGAAGGAAGAAGAGGTCTACCGCTTCAACCTCGTGCCCGACGCCGGCCACAAGCGCCCCGGCATGATCAACCTGCAGCAGTACCACCTCGAAGAAGCGCTGGTGCGCCGCGCCGAAGCGCTCGGCGTGGACCTGCGCTGGAAGTACAAGGTGGCCAGCGTGCTGCCGCTGGACGACGGCGCCCGCGTCAGCGTGGAAACGCCGGACGGCCCGTTCGAGATCGACGCCGACTGGCTGATCGTGGCCGACGGCGCGCGCAGCAACGTGCGGCGCCAGCTCGGCCTGGACATCGAAGGCCACGTGTTCAAGGACCGCTTTCTGATCGCCGACGTGATCATGAAGGCCGACTACCCGGCCGAGCGCTGGTTCTGGTTCGACCCGCCGTTCCACCCCAACCAATCGGTCTTGCTGCACAAGCAGAGCGACAACGTCTGGCGCATCGACTTCCAGCTTGGCTGGGACGCCGACCCGGAAGAAGAGAAGAAGCCCGAGAACATCCTGCCGCGCGTGAAAGCCATGCTCGGTGATCAGCGCGAGTTCACGCTCGAATGGGCCAGCATCTACACCTTCCAGTGCCGGCGCATGAAGCACTTCCGCCACGGCCACCTGCTGTTCGTGGGCGATGCGGCGCACCAGGTTTCGCCCTTCGGTGCACGCGGCGCCAACTCCGGTTTCCAGGACACCGACGACCTGCTGTGGAAGCTGGCCCTGGTGATCAAGGGCCAGGCGCCCGAGGCCCTGCTCGACACCTACGACGCCGACCGCACCTACGCCGCCGACGAGAACATCCGCAACTCCACGCGCTCGACCGACTTCATCACGCCCAAGAGCGCGGTCAGCAAGCTGTTCCGCAACGCGGCGCTGGAGCTGGCGCGCACGCAGCCGTTCGCCCGCAAGCTGGTGAACTCCGGCCGCCTGTCGGTGCCGGCCTTCCTGGTGCACTCGGCGCTGAACACGCCGGACGTGGATGCCTTCGAGGGCGACATGGTGCCGGGCGCTCCGCTGGACGACGCACCGGTGCGTGTGGCCGGGCAGGACGCCTGGCTGCTCGATCAGTTGGGCAACCGTTTCCAGTTGCTGGCCTTTGCCGACAGCCTGGAACAGCTCGACCCGGTGGTGCGCGCGCAGGCTGTGGCGCTGGCGGGTGGCGCCATCCCGGTGGAGGTGGTGCTGGTCACGGCGCACGCCGGTGAGGCCGCGGGCCTGACCGTGCTGCACGACCGCGACGGCCTGCTGGCCCAGCGCATGGACGCGCGCCCCGGCACCTGCTACCTGATCCGTCCCGACCAGCACGTGGCCGCGCGCTGGCGCCGTTTCGATGTGGCCGCCGTGCGCGCCGCGCTGGCGCGCGCGACTGCCCAGACCGCCCCCGAAACCGTGGCCGCCTGA
- a CDS encoding chemotaxis protein CheA — MGESMTENQSAAGGNFDLTQFYQIFFEEAGENLDQMEQMLLALDLEAADDEELNAIFRCAHSIKGGAATFGFADVAELTHQMESLLDKLRRHELQPTAAMVDVLLESSDALKLLLARHQGQGVEPPATGELVDRISHLAHGAPPPPQAPAPAPAQAAPVAHAPAAPAAAPAPTLAQGERELQIVVGPLDNPSEADCIVELFRDITGLGRIEALPCDQADQRWFRVFTTSSDTDLMDLFTFHVSKEQIRITDTSAAAPAVSPAPAPAAALPGEGTDFGFFDDAPGVPAAAAPAEPSTSAQPAPVLAAPVKAAPKAEVRAPTPAGPDSSTLRVSVSKVDQLINLVGELVITQAMLAQKSRELDSAANQPLLAGLADLDRNTRDLQEAVMSIRMIPMSIVFNRFPRMLRDLAAKLGKKVDLITHGEATELDKGLIEKITDPLTHLIRNSCDHGLELPHERLAKGKTEHGNITLSASHQGGSILIEVRDDGKGLSREKLLAKAREKGLDAPDSMSDNEVWNLIMAPGFSTAEVVTDVSGRGVGMDVVKKNIASLGGTVEIDSAEGYGMSVKVRLPLTLAIMDGMTVRVSDEVYILPLSSVIESFQIKPGDINTVAQGAQLVKVREEYMPVIELERVFQVPRFEFNAGSPIMVVVESDGSRVALMVDELLGQQQVVIKNLESNYRKVPNVSGATILGDGKVALILDTSGLVRRSRH, encoded by the coding sequence ATGGGTGAATCGATGACCGAGAACCAGTCCGCCGCCGGCGGCAATTTTGACCTCACGCAGTTCTATCAGATCTTCTTTGAAGAGGCCGGCGAGAACCTGGACCAGATGGAGCAGATGCTGCTCGCGCTGGACCTGGAAGCGGCCGACGACGAAGAACTCAACGCCATCTTCCGCTGCGCGCACTCGATCAAGGGCGGCGCCGCGACCTTCGGCTTCGCCGACGTGGCCGAGCTGACGCACCAGATGGAGTCGCTGCTGGACAAGCTGCGCCGCCACGAGCTGCAGCCCACGGCGGCCATGGTCGACGTGCTGCTCGAATCGTCCGACGCCCTCAAGCTGCTGCTGGCGCGCCACCAGGGCCAGGGGGTCGAGCCGCCCGCCACCGGCGAGCTGGTGGACCGCATCAGCCACCTGGCCCACGGTGCGCCCCCGCCCCCCCAGGCGCCTGCGCCAGCACCGGCGCAGGCCGCGCCGGTGGCCCATGCGCCCGCTGCACCAGCCGCCGCCCCCGCCCCCACACTGGCCCAGGGTGAGCGCGAACTGCAGATCGTGGTCGGCCCGCTGGACAACCCCTCGGAGGCCGACTGCATCGTCGAGCTGTTCCGCGACATCACCGGGCTCGGCCGCATCGAGGCCCTGCCCTGCGACCAGGCGGACCAGCGCTGGTTCCGGGTGTTCACCACCTCCAGCGACACCGACCTGATGGACCTGTTCACCTTCCACGTGAGCAAGGAGCAGATCCGCATCACCGACACCTCGGCGGCCGCCCCGGCGGTCAGCCCGGCGCCCGCGCCGGCCGCCGCGCTCCCCGGCGAAGGCACCGACTTCGGCTTCTTTGACGACGCCCCCGGCGTGCCGGCGGCCGCCGCTCCCGCCGAGCCGAGCACCAGCGCGCAACCTGCGCCGGTGCTGGCGGCACCGGTCAAGGCCGCCCCCAAGGCAGAGGTCCGCGCGCCCACCCCGGCCGGCCCCGATTCGAGCACGCTGCGCGTGTCGGTGAGCAAGGTCGATCAGCTGATCAACCTCGTGGGCGAGCTCGTGATCACCCAGGCCATGCTGGCGCAGAAGAGCCGCGAGCTCGACAGCGCCGCCAACCAGCCGCTGCTGGCCGGCCTGGCCGACCTGGACCGCAACACCCGCGATCTGCAGGAAGCGGTGATGTCGATCCGCATGATCCCCATGTCGATCGTGTTCAACCGCTTCCCGCGCATGCTGCGCGACCTGGCCGCCAAGCTGGGCAAGAAGGTCGACCTGATCACGCACGGCGAAGCCACCGAGCTCGACAAGGGCCTGATCGAGAAGATCACCGACCCGCTGACCCACCTGATCCGCAACAGCTGCGACCACGGCCTGGAGTTGCCCCATGAACGGCTCGCCAAAGGCAAGACCGAGCACGGCAACATCACGCTCTCGGCCAGCCACCAGGGCGGCAGCATCCTGATTGAAGTGCGCGACGACGGCAAGGGCCTGTCGCGCGAGAAGCTGCTCGCCAAGGCCCGCGAAAAGGGTCTGGATGCACCCGACTCGATGAGCGACAACGAGGTGTGGAACCTGATCATGGCGCCCGGCTTCTCCACCGCCGAGGTGGTGACCGACGTGTCGGGCCGCGGCGTCGGCATGGACGTGGTCAAGAAGAACATCGCCTCGCTGGGCGGCACGGTCGAGATCGACTCCGCCGAGGGCTACGGCATGAGCGTGAAAGTGCGCCTGCCGCTCACGCTGGCCATCATGGACGGCATGACGGTGCGCGTGAGCGACGAGGTCTACATCCTGCCGCTGTCCAGCGTGATCGAGTCGTTCCAGATCAAACCGGGCGACATCAACACCGTGGCGCAAGGCGCGCAGCTGGTGAAGGTGCGCGAGGAATACATGCCGGTGATCGAGCTGGAGCGGGTGTTCCAGGTGCCGCGCTTCGAGTTCAACGCAGGCAGCCCGATCATGGTGGTGGTGGAGTCGGACGGCTCGCGCGTCGCGCTGATGGTCGACGAGCTGCTGGGCCAGCAGCAGGTGGTGATCAAGAACCTGGAGTCCAACTACCGCAAGGTGCCCAACGTGTCGGGCGCCACCATCCTCGGCGACGGCAAGGTCGCGCTGATCCTGGACACCTCGGGCCTGGTGCGCCGTTCGCGCCACTGA
- a CDS encoding DUF2783 domain-containing protein — MPLQLQPNLAEPGQRYFRDFTPGDDFYEALIETHRDLSDEQSQLLNAKLILLLANQVGDIAVLKQALAIARQGV; from the coding sequence ATGCCCCTGCAACTCCAGCCCAACCTCGCCGAACCCGGCCAGCGCTACTTCCGCGATTTCACGCCGGGCGACGATTTCTACGAAGCCCTGATCGAGACCCACCGCGACCTCAGCGACGAGCAGAGCCAGCTGCTCAACGCCAAGCTGATCCTGCTGCTGGCCAACCAGGTGGGCGACATCGCTGTGCTCAAACAGGCTCTGGCGATCGCACGCCAGGGCGTCTGA
- a CDS encoding response regulator — protein sequence MQSILAVDDSASMRKMVSFTLTGAGFHVVEAVDGQDAFEKAQTHHIDLVLTDQNMPRLDGLGLTKKLRDHPKFKTTPILILTTESSDQMKQAGRSAGATGWLVKPFDPGRLIEVIQKVIR from the coding sequence ATGCAATCGATTCTTGCCGTTGACGACTCGGCCTCCATGCGAAAAATGGTGTCTTTCACCCTCACTGGCGCCGGCTTTCACGTGGTGGAGGCGGTGGACGGCCAGGACGCCTTCGAAAAGGCGCAGACGCACCACATCGACCTCGTGCTGACCGACCAGAACATGCCGCGCCTGGACGGCCTGGGGCTGACGAAAAAGCTGCGTGACCACCCCAAATTCAAGACCACGCCGATCCTGATCCTGACCACCGAGTCGAGCGACCAGATGAAGCAGGCCGGTCGCAGCGCGGGCGCCACCGGGTGGCTGGTGAAGCCGTTTGATCCGGGTCGCCTGATCGAGGTCATCCAGAAAGTCATCCGCTGA
- a CDS encoding CheR family methyltransferase, whose amino-acid sequence MDDGPMTQGREFVWSDADFTRIKALIYKKAGISLHDGKHAMVYSRVSRRLRETGHASFKSYLDALEQTDGPEWQEFINALTTNLTAFFREQHHFGILHDLLAAKRSHPWRIWCSAASTGEEPYSIAMTATEALGTSGSFSLVNSDIDTKVLATAARGVYKADGVKGLSPERLQRFFMRGKGANAGFMRVKPELQKHLEFMTVNLIHDLPFREPFDAVFCRNVMIYFDAATQRQVLERIHRVMKPGGLLFVGHAENFSDARSLFVLRGKTVYERV is encoded by the coding sequence ATGGACGACGGGCCGATGACCCAGGGCCGAGAGTTCGTCTGGTCCGACGCCGACTTCACCCGCATCAAGGCGCTGATCTACAAGAAGGCTGGCATCAGCCTGCACGACGGCAAACACGCCATGGTCTACAGCCGTGTGTCGCGCCGCCTGCGCGAGACCGGCCACGCCAGCTTCAAGAGCTACCTCGACGCGCTGGAGCAGACCGACGGCCCCGAGTGGCAGGAGTTCATCAACGCCCTGACCACCAACCTCACGGCGTTTTTCCGCGAGCAGCACCATTTCGGCATCCTGCACGACCTGCTGGCCGCCAAGCGCAGCCACCCCTGGCGCATCTGGTGCTCGGCGGCGTCCACGGGCGAAGAGCCTTACTCGATCGCGATGACGGCCACCGAGGCGCTGGGCACCTCGGGCAGCTTCAGCCTGGTCAACAGCGACATCGACACCAAGGTGCTGGCCACCGCGGCGCGCGGCGTCTACAAGGCCGACGGCGTGAAGGGCCTGAGCCCCGAGCGGCTGCAGCGCTTCTTCATGCGCGGCAAGGGCGCCAACGCCGGGTTCATGCGCGTCAAGCCCGAACTGCAGAAACACCTGGAGTTCATGACCGTCAACCTGATCCATGACCTGCCGTTCCGGGAGCCCTTCGACGCGGTGTTCTGCCGCAACGTGATGATCTATTTCGACGCCGCCACCCAGCGCCAGGTGCTGGAGCGCATCCACCGCGTGATGAAGCCCGGCGGCCTGCTGTTCGTGGGCCACGCGGAAAATTTCAGCGACGCGCGCAGCCTGTTTGTGTTGCGCGGAAAGACAGTCTATGAGCGGGTTTGA
- a CDS encoding molybdopterin-dependent oxidoreductase translates to MNAPRFIQAGLLIGALTFAGACMALDAPQERPILQVTGKIAEKNAGDSARFDMKMIEALPQHSFTTSTPWFDKPVKFTGPLLADVLAAVKASGSTVSAVAINDYKISIPLNDTSKYKVIVARLMDDKPMPVREKGPLFVVYPFDSAAELRTSTYYERSIWQLKALDIR, encoded by the coding sequence ATGAATGCCCCTCGTTTCATCCAGGCCGGTCTGCTGATCGGCGCCCTGACCTTCGCGGGCGCCTGCATGGCGCTCGATGCCCCCCAGGAACGCCCCATCCTCCAGGTCACCGGCAAGATCGCCGAGAAGAACGCCGGCGACAGCGCCCGCTTCGACATGAAGATGATTGAAGCCCTGCCGCAGCACAGCTTCACCACCAGCACGCCCTGGTTCGACAAGCCGGTCAAGTTCACCGGGCCCCTGCTGGCCGATGTGCTCGCCGCCGTCAAGGCCAGCGGCAGCACCGTGAGCGCCGTCGCGATCAACGACTACAAGATCAGCATCCCGCTGAACGACACCAGCAAGTACAAGGTGATCGTGGCGCGCCTGATGGACGACAAACCCATGCCGGTGCGAGAGAAAGGACCGCTGTTCGTGGTCTACCCGTTTGACAGCGCCGCCGAGCTGCGCACCTCGACCTACTACGAGCGCTCCATCTGGCAGCTCAAGGCACTGGACATCCGATGA
- a CDS encoding protein-glutamate methylesterase/protein-glutamine glutaminase, translating to MAKIKVVVVDDSALVRSLLTEIINRQPDMQCVGAAADPLVAREMIRELNPDVITLDVEMPRMDGLEFLSRLMRLRPMPVVMVSTLTEQGADITLRALEMGAVDYVAKPRIGISSGLNELATDIVDKIRVAASAHVKRLGPAPAAGTPPPSASPASPDTPRAPLPRLSTEKIICIGASTGGTEAIREVLVPLPADSPAIVITQHMPPGFTTSFAARLDSLCRIRVQEARHNQRILPGHAYIAPGGHHLRIDRSGSNYVAVVEDTEPVNRHRPSVEVLFKSAARVLGPNAIGIMLTGMGADGAQAMREMKDAGSYNYVQDEASCVVFGMPRMAIQCGAAHEILPLTQIAPALLSRLASNPALVRHRI from the coding sequence ATGGCAAAAATCAAAGTGGTGGTGGTGGACGATTCGGCGCTGGTGCGCAGCCTGCTCACCGAAATCATCAACCGCCAGCCCGACATGCAATGTGTCGGCGCGGCGGCCGATCCGCTGGTGGCGCGCGAGATGATCCGCGAGCTCAACCCCGACGTGATCACGCTCGACGTGGAAATGCCGCGCATGGACGGGCTGGAGTTCCTCTCGCGCCTCATGCGCCTGCGGCCCATGCCGGTGGTGATGGTGTCCACGCTGACCGAACAGGGCGCCGACATCACCCTGCGCGCTCTGGAGATGGGCGCGGTCGACTACGTGGCGAAGCCGCGCATCGGCATCAGCAGCGGGCTGAACGAGCTGGCCACCGACATCGTGGACAAGATCCGGGTGGCCGCCAGCGCCCATGTCAAACGGCTGGGGCCGGCGCCCGCGGCAGGCACGCCGCCCCCGTCGGCCAGCCCCGCGTCGCCCGACACCCCGCGCGCGCCGCTGCCCCGCCTGTCCACCGAAAAGATCATCTGCATCGGCGCCTCCACCGGCGGCACCGAGGCCATCCGCGAGGTGCTGGTGCCCTTGCCGGCCGATTCGCCGGCCATCGTCATCACCCAGCACATGCCGCCGGGCTTCACCACCAGCTTCGCTGCGCGGCTCGATTCGCTCTGCCGCATCCGCGTGCAAGAGGCGCGCCACAACCAGCGCATCCTGCCCGGCCACGCCTACATCGCCCCCGGTGGGCACCACCTGCGCATCGACCGCAGCGGCTCGAACTACGTGGCCGTGGTCGAAGACACCGAGCCGGTGAACCGGCACCGCCCTTCGGTCGAGGTGCTGTTCAAGTCGGCCGCCCGAGTGCTCGGCCCCAACGCGATCGGGATCATGCTCACGGGCATGGGCGCAGACGGCGCGCAGGCGATGCGCGAGATGAAGGACGCCGGCAGCTACAACTACGTGCAGGACGAGGCCAGCTGCGTCGTCTTCGGCATGCCGCGCATGGCGATCCAGTGCGGCGCGGCCCACGAGATCCTGCCCCTGACACAGATTGCCCCGGCCCTGCTCAGCCGCCTGGCCAGCAACCCGGCCCTGGTGCGGCACCGCATCTGA
- a CDS encoding ATP-binding protein translates to MTLVWSNPARWQGRQWALVLSLLLAATLAPLGWVQWKQYRMLQEVSTQQVDSIMWQAYQLEREMGRLEHALMEAAKASTPVDGFELLERYEVFLSRIDLLTKIPRRDLLETSFEYTATLNQIQAFKSLADPLFADPQALAASPDKLNRLDAATEPLKPLLGELTREANRAVARFLDERNAQLQQQGVLVIGLAAAQIVAMLLFVGLLVRQIRRQQKQYAELQQLSEALVVARNQADAANHGKSIFLANMSHEIRTPFQGLLGMLNLLDDASLSSQQRDYLGTARDSALHLLGVLNDILDVSTMESGTLKLSVAPVHLPGVLGEVDGLMQVAARDKGLTLDMYPAADLPDWVMADATRLRQIMFNLINNAIKFTHEGGVIAELTRAPDGQTGVVLTVRDTGVGMDEETVQRLFTRFYQADNSLRRRIGGTGLGLEISRNLARMMGGDIEVQSQPGVGTVFTVHLQLPETGAPVEDQAGAGTDGSTRRLRVLVAEDHPINLKYMNILLNKMGHEATFCENGQEALQLLAQQTFDVVLLDYHMPVLDGLATTEAIRALKSQAADVKVILVTADVVNDTRKRALEVGVNEFASKPLQAEDLQRALARCGLLDEVPPPPGFSSTLAPLGPRSISPFPVSSYEMPVRLTDTGLSTSAVIDGESYAEILSMMPDDSLGELLKTVFEPPEGTVHVLLQAMLDQDRQAIGYNAHKLKGTAMLLGFRALVRTSAQIEHLATQTDDPVNAELGTQLLRDTALTQKALQQFELPQAA, encoded by the coding sequence ATGACCCTCGTCTGGTCGAACCCTGCCCGCTGGCAAGGCCGGCAATGGGCCCTGGTGCTCTCGCTGCTGCTGGCGGCCACCCTCGCACCGCTGGGCTGGGTCCAGTGGAAGCAATACCGCATGCTGCAGGAGGTGTCGACCCAGCAGGTCGATTCGATCATGTGGCAGGCCTACCAGCTCGAACGCGAGATGGGCCGGCTGGAACATGCGCTCATGGAGGCAGCGAAGGCGTCCACACCGGTGGACGGTTTCGAGCTGCTGGAGCGCTACGAGGTCTTTCTCAGCCGCATCGACCTGCTGACCAAGATCCCCCGGCGCGACCTGCTTGAAACCTCGTTCGAATACACCGCGACCCTGAACCAGATCCAGGCCTTCAAGTCGCTCGCCGATCCGCTGTTTGCGGACCCTCAGGCCCTCGCCGCCAGTCCGGACAAGCTCAACCGGCTGGACGCCGCGACCGAACCGCTCAAGCCCCTGCTGGGCGAGCTGACCCGAGAGGCCAACCGGGCCGTGGCCCGCTTTCTGGACGAACGCAATGCCCAGCTCCAGCAGCAAGGCGTGCTGGTCATCGGCCTGGCCGCCGCGCAGATCGTGGCCATGCTGCTCTTCGTGGGCCTGCTGGTGCGCCAGATCCGGCGCCAGCAGAAGCAGTACGCCGAGCTGCAGCAGCTCAGTGAAGCGCTGGTGGTGGCCCGCAACCAGGCCGATGCGGCAAACCACGGCAAGAGCATTTTTCTCGCCAACATGAGCCATGAGATCCGCACGCCCTTCCAGGGCCTGCTGGGCATGCTGAACCTGCTCGACGACGCCTCGCTCTCCAGCCAGCAGCGCGACTACCTCGGCACCGCGCGCGACTCCGCACTGCACCTGCTGGGGGTGCTCAACGACATCCTCGACGTGTCGACCATGGAGTCGGGCACGCTCAAGCTGTCGGTGGCACCGGTCCACCTGCCGGGCGTGCTCGGCGAGGTCGATGGCCTGATGCAGGTCGCGGCACGCGACAAGGGCCTGACGCTGGACATGTACCCCGCGGCCGACCTGCCCGACTGGGTGATGGCCGACGCCACACGCCTGCGCCAGATCATGTTCAACCTGATCAACAACGCCATCAAGTTCACCCACGAGGGCGGCGTGATCGCCGAACTCACGCGTGCGCCCGACGGGCAGACGGGCGTGGTGCTCACCGTGCGCGACACCGGCGTGGGCATGGACGAGGAGACGGTGCAACGCCTGTTCACCCGCTTCTACCAGGCCGACAACTCCTTGCGCCGCCGCATCGGTGGCACGGGCCTGGGGCTGGAGATCTCGCGCAACCTGGCGCGCATGATGGGCGGCGACATCGAGGTTCAGAGCCAGCCAGGCGTGGGCACGGTGTTCACGGTCCACCTGCAATTGCCCGAGACCGGGGCACCGGTGGAAGACCAGGCCGGTGCCGGCACGGACGGCAGCACGCGCCGACTGCGCGTGCTGGTGGCCGAAGACCACCCGATCAACCTCAAGTACATGAACATCCTGCTCAACAAGATGGGGCACGAGGCCACCTTCTGCGAGAACGGGCAGGAAGCGCTGCAGCTGCTGGCACAGCAGACCTTCGATGTCGTGCTGCTGGACTACCACATGCCGGTGCTCGACGGCCTGGCCACCACCGAGGCGATCCGCGCGCTCAAGTCCCAGGCCGCCGACGTCAAGGTGATCCTGGTGACGGCGGACGTGGTGAACGACACGCGCAAGCGCGCACTGGAGGTGGGCGTCAACGAATTTGCCAGCAAACCGCTGCAGGCCGAAGACCTGCAACGGGCACTGGCGCGTTGTGGACTGCTCGACGAAGTGCCCCCCCCGCCCGGGTTTTCATCGACCCTGGCCCCGCTGGGACCCCGCAGCATCAGCCCGTTCCCGGTGTCGTCCTACGAGATGCCGGTGCGCCTGACCGACACGGGTCTCTCGACCTCGGCGGTGATCGACGGCGAGTCGTATGCCGAGATCCTTTCGATGATGCCGGACGACTCCCTGGGCGAGCTGCTCAAGACCGTGTTCGAGCCGCCCGAGGGCACGGTGCATGTGCTGCTGCAGGCGATGCTCGACCAGGACCGCCAGGCCATTGGCTACAACGCCCACAAGCTCAAGGGCACCGCCATGTTGCTGGGCTTCCGTGCGCTGGTGAGAACCTCGGCACAGATCGAGCACCTCGCCACCCAGACCGACGACCCGGTGAACGCCGAACTGGGCACGCAGCTGCTGCGCGACACCGCGCTCACGCAAAAGGCCCTGCAGCAGTTCGAGTTGCCACAGGCGGCCTGA